Proteins encoded by one window of Xanthomonas sp. DAR 80977:
- the rodA gene encoding rod shape-determining protein RodA, with amino-acid sequence MKDFLRWLADLGGRFARTLDWPMCLALGALMVIGLAVLKSAGGQAGGNHLMLAQAIRFAIGAAAMWGLSRVSALRLRAWTPLIYALSMLPLLAVFALGTGKYGRQWLDLKVFYLQPAELLKISMPMMVAWYLHRVPLPPRVPTVLVSAVIIGIPTALIMLQPDFGTGVLIAASGGFVLLLAGLPWWWVGIAVGGVAAAAPVAWLWLLRPYQKDRIMMFLNPENDALGAGWNIIQSKIAIGSGGLHGKGWGLGSQSHLNFIPEQTTDFAFSVLSEEFGWIGVATVLTLYLVVIGRCLWIAAQARDTFSRLLAGATGLAFFVYVLVNGGMISGLLPVVGVPMPLMSYGGTSAVSLLAGLGLVMAVKAHRPVHGY; translated from the coding sequence ATGAAGGATTTCCTGCGCTGGCTGGCCGATCTCGGCGGCCGCTTCGCCCGCACCCTGGACTGGCCGATGTGCCTGGCCCTGGGCGCGCTGATGGTGATCGGCCTGGCGGTGCTCAAGAGCGCCGGCGGCCAGGCCGGCGGCAACCACCTGATGCTGGCGCAGGCGATCCGCTTCGCGATCGGCGCGGCGGCGATGTGGGGCCTGTCGCGGGTCTCGGCGCTGCGCCTGCGCGCCTGGACGCCGCTGATCTATGCGCTGTCGATGCTGCCGCTGCTGGCGGTGTTCGCGCTGGGCACCGGCAAGTACGGCCGGCAGTGGCTGGACCTGAAGGTGTTCTACCTGCAGCCGGCCGAGCTGCTGAAGATCAGCATGCCGATGATGGTGGCCTGGTACCTGCACCGCGTGCCACTGCCGCCGCGCGTGCCCACGGTGCTGGTCAGCGCGGTCATCATCGGCATTCCCACCGCGCTGATCATGCTGCAGCCGGACTTCGGCACCGGCGTGCTGATCGCCGCCAGCGGCGGTTTCGTGCTGCTGCTGGCCGGGTTGCCGTGGTGGTGGGTGGGCATCGCGGTGGGCGGCGTCGCCGCGGCCGCGCCGGTGGCCTGGCTGTGGCTGCTGCGGCCTTACCAGAAGGACCGGATCATGATGTTCCTCAATCCGGAGAACGACGCGCTGGGCGCGGGCTGGAACATCATCCAGTCCAAGATCGCGATCGGCTCCGGCGGCCTGCACGGCAAGGGCTGGGGCCTGGGCTCGCAGTCGCACCTGAACTTCATTCCCGAACAGACCACCGACTTCGCGTTCTCGGTGCTCAGCGAGGAATTCGGCTGGATCGGCGTGGCCACGGTGCTGACCCTGTACCTGGTGGTGATCGGGCGCTGCCTGTGGATCGCCGCGCAGGCGCGCGACACCTTCTCGCGCCTGCTCGCCGGCGCCACCGGCCTGGCGTTCTTCGTCTACGTGCTGGTCAACGGCGGCATGATCTCCGGGCTGCTGCCGGTGGTCGGGGTGCCGATGCCGCTGATGAGCTATGGCGGCACCTCCGCGGTGTCGCTGCTGGCGGGGCTGGGCCTGGTCATGGCGGTCAAGGCGCACCGCCCGGTGCACGGCTACTGA
- a CDS encoding rod shape-determining protein, giving the protein MFKKLRGMFSNDLSIDLGTANTLIYVRGQGIVLNEPSVVAVRQDRAIGGTRSVAAVGAEAKQMLGRTPGHITTIRPMKDGVIADFTYTEAMLKHFIKKVHKSRFLRPSPRVLVCVPAGSTQVERRAIKESAEEAGARDVYLIEEPMAAAIGAGMPVTEARGSMVIDIGGGTTEVAVISLNGIVYSQSVRIGGDRFDESITNYVRRNHGMLIGEATAERIKLEIGCAYPQAEVQEMEISGRNLAEGVPKMIKINSNEVLEALHEPLSGIVSAVKLALEQTPPELCADVAERGIVLTGGGALLRDLDRLISEETGLHVQVADDPLTCVARGGGRALELVDMHGNEFFAPE; this is encoded by the coding sequence ATGTTCAAGAAACTCCGCGGCATGTTCTCCAACGACCTGTCCATCGATCTGGGCACGGCCAACACCCTCATCTACGTGCGTGGCCAGGGCATCGTGCTGAACGAACCGTCGGTGGTCGCGGTGCGCCAGGACCGGGCGATCGGCGGTACCCGGTCGGTGGCCGCGGTCGGCGCCGAGGCCAAGCAGATGCTCGGCCGCACCCCGGGCCACATCACCACCATCCGCCCGATGAAGGACGGCGTCATCGCCGACTTCACCTACACCGAGGCGATGCTGAAGCACTTCATCAAGAAGGTGCACAAGTCGCGCTTCCTGCGCCCGAGCCCGCGCGTGCTGGTGTGCGTGCCGGCCGGCTCGACCCAGGTCGAGCGCCGCGCGATCAAGGAATCGGCCGAGGAGGCCGGCGCGCGCGACGTGTACCTGATCGAGGAGCCGATGGCCGCGGCGATCGGCGCCGGCATGCCGGTCACCGAGGCGCGCGGCTCGATGGTCATCGACATCGGCGGCGGCACCACCGAGGTGGCGGTGATCTCGCTGAACGGCATCGTCTACTCGCAGTCGGTGCGCATCGGCGGCGACCGCTTCGACGAGTCGATCACCAACTACGTGCGCCGCAACCACGGCATGCTGATCGGCGAGGCCACCGCCGAGCGGATCAAGCTGGAGATCGGCTGCGCCTATCCGCAGGCGGAGGTGCAGGAAATGGAGATCTCCGGCCGCAACCTCGCCGAGGGCGTGCCGAAGATGATCAAGATCAACTCCAACGAGGTGCTCGAGGCCCTGCACGAGCCGCTGTCGGGCATCGTCTCGGCGGTCAAGCTGGCGCTGGAGCAGACCCCGCCGGAGCTGTGCGCCGACGTGGCCGAGCGCGGCATCGTGCTGACCGGCGGCGGCGCGCTGCTGCGCGACCTGGACCGGCTGATCTCCGAGGAGACCGGCCTGCACGTGCAGGTCGCCGACGACCCGCTGACCTGCGTGGCCCGCGGCGGCGGCCGTGCGCTGGAGCTGGTGGACATGCACGGCAACGAGTTCTTCGCGCCGGAGTGA
- the mreD gene encoding rod shape-determining protein MreD translates to MSRPRSKGWVLPVSVILALLLGLLPLPLVLQPLRPYWLALVVAYWVIETPDKVGLGFAFAIGVVADLLYGGVLGEQALRLVILSFILQRFRARIRFFPMSQQALAIGGLLLNDRIVAAAVHLAVGEPTLPWNYWWAPLLGMALWPPLFVLLDALRLGRRSK, encoded by the coding sequence ATGAGCCGCCCCCGCAGCAAAGGCTGGGTGCTCCCGGTCAGCGTGATCCTGGCGCTGTTGCTGGGCCTGCTGCCGTTGCCGCTGGTGCTGCAGCCGCTGCGCCCGTACTGGCTGGCGCTGGTGGTGGCGTACTGGGTGATCGAGACCCCGGACAAGGTCGGGCTGGGCTTCGCCTTCGCCATCGGCGTGGTCGCCGACCTGCTGTACGGCGGGGTGCTCGGCGAACAGGCGCTGCGGCTGGTGATCCTGAGCTTCATCCTGCAACGCTTCCGCGCGCGCATCCGCTTCTTCCCGATGTCGCAGCAGGCGCTGGCGATCGGCGGGCTGCTGCTCAACGACCGCATCGTCGCCGCGGCCGTGCACCTGGCGGTGGGCGAGCCGACCCTGCCGTGGAACTACTGGTGGGCGCCGCTGCTGGGCATGGCGCTGTGGCCGCCGCTGTTCGTGCTGCTGGACGCGCTGCGGCTGGGCCGGCGGAGCAAGTAG
- a CDS encoding carbohydrate kinase family protein, translated as MSALICGSLAFDTIMVFPDQFKNHILPDKVHILNVSFLVPRMRREFGGCAGNIAYNLHLLGGDPIPMGTVGQDFGPYREHFETLGIDLSRVKVIEELFTPQAFITTDHDNNQITAFHPGAMMRSYENHVKDVPGVTLGLVGPDGREGMIQNAEEFAAGGIPFIFDPGQAMPLFNGPELRTFIEQADYVVVNDYESNLLQERTGWNEQDIVSRVQAYITTQGPKGALVYTPEKTYDIPPAHERRVVDPTGCGDAFRAGLIFGIQRGCDWLTIGRMGNLMGALKVEHPGTQNQRFDFEEFNDQFKQQFGYAL; from the coding sequence ATGTCCGCACTGATCTGTGGTTCCCTCGCTTTCGACACCATCATGGTGTTCCCGGACCAGTTCAAGAACCACATCCTGCCGGACAAGGTGCACATCCTGAACGTGTCGTTCCTGGTGCCGCGGATGCGCCGCGAGTTCGGCGGCTGCGCCGGCAACATCGCCTACAACCTGCACCTGCTGGGCGGCGACCCGATCCCGATGGGCACGGTGGGCCAGGACTTCGGCCCGTACCGCGAGCATTTCGAGACGCTGGGCATCGACCTGTCGCGGGTCAAGGTGATCGAGGAGCTGTTCACCCCGCAGGCGTTCATCACCACCGACCACGACAACAACCAGATCACCGCGTTCCACCCGGGCGCGATGATGCGCAGCTACGAGAACCACGTGAAGGACGTGCCGGGCGTGACCCTGGGCCTGGTCGGCCCGGACGGGCGCGAGGGCATGATCCAGAACGCGGAGGAATTCGCCGCCGGCGGCATCCCCTTCATCTTCGACCCCGGCCAGGCGATGCCGCTGTTCAACGGGCCGGAACTGCGCACCTTCATCGAACAGGCCGACTACGTGGTGGTCAACGACTACGAGTCCAACCTGCTGCAGGAGCGCACCGGCTGGAACGAGCAGGACATCGTCTCGCGGGTGCAGGCCTACATCACCACCCAGGGCCCGAAGGGCGCGCTGGTGTACACCCCGGAGAAGACCTACGACATCCCGCCGGCGCACGAGCGCCGCGTGGTCGACCCGACCGGCTGCGGCGACGCGTTCCGCGCCGGCCTGATCTTCGGCATCCAGCGCGGCTGCGACTGGCTGACGATCGGGCGGATGGGCAACCTGATGGGCGCCTTGAAGGTGGAACACCCGGGCACGCAGAACCAGCGCTTCGACTTCGAAGAGTTCAACGACCAGTTCAAGCAGCAGTTCGGCTATGCGCTGTAA
- a CDS encoding glycoside hydrolase family 28 protein: protein MTSRTTFPVLGCLLALATLDASAATGDTRMVAEPTVPSVCGQPLVAALQTGDRTFSAAQEQSPPDTARIQAALDTCAAAGGRTAVLLRAGAGNAFLSGPLTIGSNVTLVIDAGVTLFGSRKPSDYQVAGANACGKAAGSSGGCRALINLKGKSLGVMGLRNSAGRQGTIDGRGDLPMLGGSDSWWQFGEKAKASNLTQNSPDLIKVQNSSDVSFYHVNLINAPYFHLFAHIADGLTIWGVRVKAPASSPNTDGLDLDSVSNATLYDNDVMGGDDGVAIKTIASRSANISVRNSRFYGTHGLSIGSEVMYGVDNVLVDGNSVVGSDANGTPSTDNNGLRIKTGLAKGGAVNDVTYRNTCLFGVANALVINPLYSGGSSGTVPTFTKIVVNGLKAQGSPKGKGNAVQGYNASAPLDLVLANVSADVTALKASNARIGVDRSNLQLTADSTASTYATSVSGAVPACSAKPVFPAL, encoded by the coding sequence ATGACGTCCCGTACAACTTTCCCGGTCCTCGGCTGCCTGCTGGCGCTGGCGACGCTCGACGCATCCGCCGCCACCGGCGATACGCGCATGGTCGCCGAGCCGACCGTCCCCAGCGTCTGCGGGCAGCCGCTCGTCGCCGCGCTGCAGACGGGCGATCGCACCTTCAGCGCCGCACAGGAACAGAGCCCGCCGGATACCGCGCGCATCCAGGCCGCGTTGGACACCTGCGCGGCCGCCGGCGGCCGCACGGCGGTGCTGTTGCGTGCCGGCGCCGGCAACGCCTTCCTCAGCGGGCCGCTGACCATCGGCAGCAACGTGACCCTGGTGATCGACGCCGGCGTCACCCTGTTCGGCTCGCGCAAGCCGTCGGACTACCAGGTCGCCGGCGCCAACGCCTGCGGCAAGGCCGCCGGTTCCAGCGGCGGCTGCCGCGCGCTGATCAACCTCAAGGGCAAGTCGCTGGGGGTGATGGGCCTGCGCAACAGCGCCGGCCGCCAGGGCACCATCGATGGCCGCGGCGACCTGCCGATGCTCGGCGGCAGCGACAGCTGGTGGCAGTTCGGCGAGAAGGCCAAGGCGAGCAACCTGACCCAGAACAGCCCCGACCTGATCAAGGTGCAGAATTCCAGCGACGTGAGCTTCTACCACGTCAATCTGATCAACGCGCCGTACTTCCACCTGTTCGCGCACATCGCCGACGGTCTCACCATCTGGGGCGTGCGGGTCAAGGCGCCGGCCAGCAGCCCGAACACCGACGGCCTGGACCTGGACAGCGTCAGCAACGCCACCCTGTACGACAACGACGTGATGGGCGGCGACGACGGCGTGGCGATCAAGACCATCGCCTCCAGGTCGGCCAACATCAGCGTGCGCAATTCGCGCTTCTACGGCACCCACGGCCTCTCCATCGGCAGCGAGGTGATGTACGGCGTGGACAATGTCCTGGTCGACGGCAACAGCGTGGTCGGCAGCGATGCCAACGGCACGCCCAGCACCGACAACAACGGCCTGCGGATCAAGACCGGCCTGGCCAAGGGCGGCGCGGTCAACGACGTGACCTACCGCAACACCTGCCTGTTCGGCGTGGCCAATGCATTGGTGATCAACCCGCTGTACAGCGGCGGCAGCAGCGGCACCGTGCCGACCTTCACCAAGATCGTGGTCAACGGCCTGAAGGCGCAGGGCTCGCCGAAGGGCAAGGGCAATGCGGTGCAGGGCTACAACGCGTCGGCGCCGCTGGACCTGGTGCTGGCCAACGTGTCCGCGGACGTCACCGCATTGAAGGCCAGCAACGCGCGCATCGGCGTGGACCGCTCCAACCTGCAACTGACCGCCGACAGCACGGCCAGCACCTATGCGACCTCGGTGTCCGGCGCGGTGCCGGCGTGCAGCGCCAAGCCGGTGTTTCCCGCGCTGTAG
- the mreC gene encoding rod shape-determining protein MreC: MPPYAGPPVTARPGEAASTPRLLAYLALAVVLIVLDAQAGWLAQVRSQTNLLVQPLWALAGLPGRLGSQVQENAASHAQLVKDNRALRNELLIAKARLTRLQTAALDNAQLRELLGVAERRGLDVQLAPILDIDLDPTRQRLVLDAGGRDGVHVGQAVIDAGGLMGQVIEVTPLHSTVLLLTDPDHAVPVTVARNGVRLIVYGRGDTLELRDVPLSAGVEVGDEIVTSGLGGRFPAGFPVGTVATLRPDDTHAFLVGALKPAAKLDRGRDVLLLRPSVAAAGLGIRESGLVKSGANGVGDGHGMPAATTQPVSSPQQATPSRATSDQQRPRPAATSAAPRQPVPSPIPNPQSPIPAPKEPTQ; the protein is encoded by the coding sequence GTGCCTCCCTACGCCGGTCCTCCCGTCACTGCCCGCCCGGGCGAAGCCGCCAGCACGCCGCGCCTGCTGGCGTACCTGGCCCTGGCGGTGGTGCTGATCGTGCTCGACGCGCAGGCCGGCTGGCTGGCCCAGGTGCGCAGCCAGACCAACCTGCTGGTGCAGCCGCTGTGGGCGCTGGCCGGGTTGCCCGGCCGGCTCGGCTCGCAGGTGCAGGAGAACGCGGCCAGCCATGCGCAGCTGGTCAAGGACAACCGCGCGCTGCGCAACGAGCTGCTGATCGCCAAGGCGCGGCTGACCCGGCTGCAGACCGCGGCGCTGGACAACGCGCAGCTGCGCGAGCTGCTGGGCGTGGCCGAGCGCCGCGGCCTGGACGTGCAGCTGGCGCCGATCCTGGACATCGACCTGGACCCGACCCGGCAGCGCCTGGTGCTCGACGCCGGCGGCCGCGACGGGGTGCACGTCGGCCAGGCGGTGATCGACGCCGGCGGCCTGATGGGCCAGGTGATCGAGGTGACCCCGCTGCATTCCACCGTGCTGCTGCTGACCGACCCGGACCACGCGGTGCCGGTGACCGTGGCGCGCAACGGCGTGCGCCTGATCGTCTACGGCCGCGGCGACACCCTGGAACTGCGCGACGTGCCGCTCAGCGCCGGGGTCGAGGTGGGCGACGAGATCGTCACCTCCGGCCTGGGCGGGCGCTTCCCGGCCGGCTTCCCGGTCGGCACGGTGGCCACGCTGCGCCCGGACGACACCCACGCCTTCCTGGTCGGCGCACTGAAGCCGGCGGCGAAGCTGGACCGGGGGCGGGATGTGCTGCTGCTGCGACCTTCGGTCGCCGCAGCGGGATTGGGGATTCGGGAGTCGGGATTGGTGAAAAGCGGCGCCAATGGCGTCGGTGATGGTCATGGAATGCCAGCGGCGACCACGCAGCCTGTGTCCTCCCCTCAGCAGGCGACGCCTTCGCGGGCCACCAGCGACCAGCAGCGTCCACGGCCTGCGGCCACGTCCGCAGCCCCCAGGCAGCCAGTGCCTTCCCCAATCCCCAATCCCCAATCCCCAATCCCGGCTCCGAAGGAGCCCACCCAATGA
- the mrdA gene encoding penicillin-binding protein 2: protein MAFTARRTQKNPHAEAEQFRRRAALGFFGVLVALIGLGAWYFKLQVLDHDVYATRSDANRIKPRPVVPGRGMIYDRNGRLLAENVPAFRLDVTPDKVADMDALLAELGKVIALSAEDIERFQAARKASRSFRPVTLKLRVSEEERARFAVDRWRFPGVELEPYLTRHYPYGDLFAHIIGYVGRIDEKDLEMLGEGNAALTHIGKSGLERYYEEELRGKVGYEQVETNVQGRAIRTVGRVPAQSGADLRLSIDADLQRAMVAAFGDYQGAAIAIDPRTGEILAMVSLPSYDPNLFVNGISHADFQALNSDPSRPQFNRLVLGGVAPGSTIKPFMGLAGLDSGTRRPEDKILSTGMFYLPGVSRGWGDSHRGGHGWTDLRKSIAQSVNTYYYKLAVDMGIGKVDQYMNRYGFGAPTGIDLMGEIGGIVPSPAYKAKSRKEAWYPGDTVNIAIGQGDWKVTPLQLVRAVAGIADGQLRTPHLVMAQRAAFDQPWAPVALGPGKPISDNPGNLMAVREGMMDTMRPGGSGHAIAVGAPYEMGGKTGTAQVVSRKGLAAVDPRSLPMHLRHRSLFEGFAPAAQPTIALAVAVEGGGYGASTAAPIARKIFDAWLLGRLPAGIEPLDSLRGATAFGSQLYYAEDPGSRGAADAVALAAGERPVLIGPVEVEAAAVPLPAAPPPIPDEIPDER from the coding sequence GTGGCCTTCACCGCCCGCCGCACGCAGAAGAACCCGCACGCCGAGGCCGAGCAGTTCCGGCGCCGCGCGGCGCTGGGCTTCTTCGGCGTGCTGGTGGCGCTGATCGGCCTGGGCGCCTGGTACTTCAAGCTGCAGGTGCTGGACCACGACGTCTACGCCACGCGCTCGGACGCCAACCGCATCAAGCCGCGGCCGGTGGTGCCGGGGCGCGGCATGATCTACGACCGCAACGGCCGCCTGCTGGCCGAGAACGTGCCCGCGTTCCGGCTCGACGTGACCCCGGACAAGGTCGCCGACATGGACGCGCTGCTGGCCGAGCTGGGCAAGGTCATCGCGCTGTCGGCCGAGGACATCGAACGCTTCCAGGCCGCGCGCAAGGCCAGCCGCAGCTTCCGCCCGGTGACCCTGAAGCTGCGGGTCAGCGAGGAGGAGCGCGCGCGCTTCGCGGTGGACCGCTGGCGCTTCCCGGGCGTGGAGCTGGAGCCGTACCTGACCCGCCACTATCCCTACGGCGACCTGTTCGCGCACATCATCGGCTACGTCGGCCGCATCGACGAGAAGGACCTGGAGATGCTCGGCGAGGGCAACGCCGCGCTGACCCACATCGGCAAGTCCGGGCTGGAGCGCTATTACGAAGAGGAATTGCGCGGCAAGGTCGGCTACGAGCAGGTCGAGACCAACGTGCAGGGCCGCGCGATCCGCACCGTCGGCCGGGTCCCGGCGCAGTCCGGCGCCGACCTGCGCCTGTCCATCGACGCCGACCTGCAGCGCGCGATGGTCGCCGCGTTCGGCGACTACCAGGGCGCGGCGATCGCAATCGATCCGCGCACCGGCGAGATCCTGGCGATGGTCAGCCTGCCGTCCTACGACCCCAACCTGTTCGTCAACGGCATCTCCCATGCCGACTTCCAGGCGCTCAACAGCGATCCGTCGCGGCCGCAGTTCAACCGCCTGGTGCTGGGCGGGGTGGCGCCCGGCTCGACCATCAAGCCGTTCATGGGCCTGGCCGGGCTGGACAGCGGCACGCGCCGGCCGGAGGACAAGATCCTGTCCACCGGCATGTTCTACCTGCCCGGGGTCAGCCGCGGCTGGGGCGACTCGCACCGCGGCGGGCACGGCTGGACCGACCTGCGCAAGTCGATCGCGCAGTCGGTCAACACGTACTACTACAAGCTGGCCGTCGACATGGGCATCGGCAAGGTCGACCAGTACATGAACCGCTACGGCTTCGGCGCGCCCACCGGCATCGACCTGATGGGCGAGATCGGCGGCATCGTGCCGTCGCCGGCCTACAAGGCGAAAAGCCGCAAGGAAGCGTGGTATCCCGGCGACACGGTCAACATCGCCATCGGCCAGGGCGACTGGAAGGTGACGCCGCTGCAGCTGGTGCGCGCGGTGGCCGGCATCGCCGATGGCCAGCTGCGCACGCCGCACCTGGTGATGGCCCAGCGCGCCGCGTTCGACCAGCCGTGGGCGCCGGTCGCGCTCGGCCCGGGCAAGCCGATCAGCGACAATCCCGGCAACCTGATGGCGGTGCGCGAGGGCATGATGGACACCATGCGTCCGGGCGGCAGCGGGCATGCGATCGCCGTCGGTGCGCCGTACGAGATGGGCGGCAAGACCGGCACCGCGCAGGTGGTCAGCCGCAAGGGCCTGGCCGCGGTGGACCCGCGCAGCCTGCCGATGCACCTGCGCCACCGCTCGCTGTTCGAAGGCTTCGCCCCGGCCGCGCAGCCGACCATCGCGCTGGCGGTGGCGGTGGAGGGCGGCGGCTACGGCGCCAGCACCGCCGCGCCGATCGCGCGCAAGATCTTCGATGCCTGGCTGCTCGGGCGCCTGCCCGCCGGCATCGAGCCGCTGGACAGCCTGCGCGGCGCCACCGCGTTCGGCAGCCAGCTGTACTACGCCGAGGACCCGGGCTCGCGCGGCGCCGCCGACGCGGTGGCGCTGGCCGCCGGCGAGCGCCCGGTGCTGATCGGCCCGGTCGAAGTGGAGGCCGCCGCGGTGCCGCTGCCGGCGGCGCCGCCACCGATTCCCGACGAGATCCCGGACGAGCGATGA
- a CDS encoding NAD(P) transhydrogenase subunit alpha, with protein sequence MAFTVAVVKEEQAGERRVAMVPAVLPKLAKLGAQLRLQSGAGMASRLADAAYAGATVLDDAQEVVAGADLVLAVQAPSLRTLAAMRPGSMLVAMLYPAKVPGLLDVLCERRITAFAMETVPRISRAQALDVLSSQAALAGYYAPLLGAVHLPRILPMMTTAVGSLRAARVLVMGLGVAGLQALATAHRLGAVTEGYDVRPETREQAQSVGARFVDTGIDARGEGGYARELTADERAKAAAVLTQHIQQADLIVTTANVPGRTAPILIDRAQIAGMKPGAVIVDLAADSGGNCEGGVPGQTVEVGPVTIVAPFNVPSALAQHASELYAKNLLNLLELLVRDGALAPDFDDEVVAGTLLTRDGRVCHPSVQAVAPAPAAKES encoded by the coding sequence ATGGCGTTCACCGTAGCGGTAGTGAAGGAAGAGCAGGCCGGCGAGCGCCGCGTGGCGATGGTGCCCGCGGTGCTGCCGAAGCTGGCGAAACTGGGCGCGCAGCTGCGCCTGCAGTCCGGTGCCGGCATGGCCTCGCGCCTGGCCGACGCGGCCTATGCCGGCGCCACCGTGCTCGACGACGCGCAGGAGGTCGTCGCCGGCGCCGACCTGGTGCTGGCGGTGCAGGCGCCCTCGCTGCGGACGCTGGCGGCGATGCGGCCGGGCAGCATGCTGGTGGCGATGCTGTATCCGGCCAAGGTGCCGGGCTTGCTGGACGTGTTGTGCGAACGCCGCATCACCGCGTTCGCGATGGAGACCGTGCCGCGGATCAGCCGCGCGCAGGCGCTGGACGTGCTGTCCAGCCAGGCCGCGCTGGCCGGCTACTACGCGCCGCTGCTGGGCGCGGTGCACCTGCCGCGGATCCTGCCGATGATGACCACCGCGGTCGGCTCGCTGCGCGCCGCGCGCGTGCTGGTGATGGGCCTGGGCGTGGCCGGCCTGCAGGCGCTGGCCACCGCGCACCGGCTCGGCGCGGTCACCGAAGGCTACGACGTGCGTCCGGAGACGCGCGAGCAGGCGCAATCGGTCGGCGCCAGATTCGTCGACACCGGCATCGACGCGCGCGGCGAGGGCGGCTATGCGCGCGAACTCACCGCCGACGAACGCGCCAAGGCCGCCGCGGTGCTGACCCAGCACATCCAGCAGGCCGACCTGATCGTCACCACCGCCAACGTGCCCGGCCGCACCGCGCCGATCCTGATCGACCGCGCGCAGATCGCCGGCATGAAGCCCGGCGCGGTGATCGTGGACCTGGCCGCCGACAGCGGCGGCAACTGCGAGGGCGGCGTGCCCGGGCAGACCGTCGAGGTGGGGCCGGTGACCATCGTCGCGCCGTTCAACGTGCCCTCGGCGCTGGCCCAGCACGCCAGCGAGCTGTACGCGAAGAACCTGCTGAACCTGCTCGAGCTGCTGGTGCGCGACGGCGCGCTGGCGCCGGATTTCGACGACGAGGTCGTGGCCGGCACCTTGCTGACCCGCGACGGCCGCGTCTGCCACCCCAGCGTGCAGGCCGTCGCGCCTGCACCCGCCGCCAAGGAGTCCTGA
- a CDS encoding virulence factor family protein: MKFLRYLLLLSVVLGLGGYALIRYYFPKGAMHSHGYGRVALTQPAGPPQGMVILFASGNRAQRQAAAARIAATGAVVATVDGDRYLARLQRAGSGCGHAWHDAEQLSRHLQRDLRGDRYFLPMLAGTGASATLAERIVGAAPAATLGGAIGVAPAPTGVCAGTAHPNAAQGFVDVAAAPAAPGASAAAAAEAALAARVAAHLHVPGSGGALDDLPLTELPVRVPGAPLAIVLSGDGGWRDIDKGMAEALQRRGIAVVGWDSLRYFWRSKPPAQASADLARVIDHYQQRWHPQRVLLVGYSFGATAMPFMYNRLPPAQRAQVGLLALFGVDHKADFQIRVRNWLDLGDADDARPVLPEIARIAPSQLLCVYGDKEKDTVCPELRDSGAQIVALHGGHHFDQHPAGLATIVDDRWRRLAEDAGRPVAAIDFRHSRAAAVQPVPLRTPPGALQ; encoded by the coding sequence ATGAAATTCCTGCGATACCTGTTGCTGCTGAGCGTGGTGCTGGGCCTGGGCGGCTACGCGCTGATCCGTTACTACTTTCCCAAGGGCGCCATGCACAGCCACGGCTACGGACGGGTCGCGCTGACCCAGCCGGCCGGGCCGCCGCAGGGCATGGTGATCCTGTTCGCCAGCGGCAACCGCGCGCAGCGCCAGGCGGCGGCAGCGCGCATCGCCGCGACCGGCGCGGTGGTGGCGACGGTCGATGGCGACCGCTACCTGGCGCGCCTGCAGCGCGCCGGCAGCGGATGCGGCCATGCCTGGCACGATGCCGAGCAACTGAGCCGGCACCTGCAGCGCGACCTGCGCGGCGACCGCTACTTCCTGCCGATGCTGGCCGGGACCGGCGCCAGCGCGACCCTGGCCGAGCGCATCGTCGGCGCCGCGCCGGCGGCCACCCTGGGCGGCGCGATCGGCGTCGCGCCGGCGCCGACCGGGGTCTGCGCCGGCACCGCACACCCCAACGCCGCGCAGGGCTTCGTCGATGTCGCCGCGGCACCGGCGGCACCGGGGGCCTCTGCGGCAGCGGCGGCGGAGGCGGCGCTGGCCGCACGCGTGGCCGCGCACCTGCACGTGCCGGGCAGCGGCGGTGCGCTCGACGACCTGCCGTTGACCGAACTGCCGGTGCGCGTGCCGGGCGCGCCGCTGGCGATCGTGCTGTCCGGCGACGGCGGCTGGCGCGATATCGACAAGGGCATGGCCGAGGCCTTGCAGCGGCGCGGCATCGCGGTGGTCGGCTGGGACAGCCTGCGCTACTTCTGGCGCAGCAAGCCGCCGGCGCAGGCCAGCGCCGACCTGGCGCGGGTCATCGACCACTACCAGCAGCGCTGGCACCCGCAACGCGTGCTGCTGGTGGGCTATTCCTTCGGCGCCACCGCGATGCCGTTCATGTACAACCGCCTGCCGCCGGCGCAGCGCGCGCAGGTCGGCCTGCTGGCCTTGTTCGGCGTGGACCACAAGGCCGATTTCCAGATCCGCGTGCGCAACTGGCTGGACCTGGGCGATGCCGACGACGCCAGGCCGGTGCTGCCGGAGATCGCGCGCATCGCGCCGTCGCAGCTGCTGTGCGTGTACGGCGACAAGGAGAAGGACACGGTGTGCCCGGAGCTGCGCGACAGCGGCGCGCAGATCGTCGCGCTGCATGGCGGCCACCATTTCGACCAGCATCCGGCCGGCTTGGCGACGATCGTAGACGATCGCTGGCGGCGACTCGCGGAAGACGCCGGTCGTCCTGTTGCTGCAATCGATTTCAGGCACTCTCGCGCAGCCGCGGTACAGCCCGTGCCGCTGCGTACCCCACCTGGAGCCCTGCAATGA